In the genome of Ostrinia nubilalis unplaced genomic scaffold, ilOstNubi1.1 SCAFFOLD_42, whole genome shotgun sequence, one region contains:
- the LOC135087492 gene encoding histone H1B-like: MADTAVASEAPAPATPAKKPKATATGGAKKPKAKPTHPKTSEMVNNAIKELKERSGSSLQAIKKYIAAQYKVDAEKLAPFIRKYLKSAVESGALIQTKGKGASGSFKLESKSAASKKPAASKPAKGAAAASAKSKKVTAASAAGKAKKGAASSAASSPSKAKPSAATKDKKAAAAKKKPAAKKPAAAAKGKAAAAPKAKKTAKPPTKKPKAPKPKKAAATPKSKPAAKKASAGKK; the protein is encoded by the coding sequence atggcAGACACAGCAGTGGCATCCGAGGCACCGGCTCCGGCGACGCCCGCGAAGAAACCCAAGGCGACGGCGACCGGAGGAGCTAAGAAGCCGAAAGCGAAGCCCACCCACCCGAAGACGTCCGAGATGGTGAACAACGCCATCAAAGAGTTGAAGGAGCGCAGCGGTTCCTCGCTGCAGGCCATCAAGAAGTACATCGCGGCTCAGTACAAAGTGGACGCTGAAAAATTGGCACCTTTCATCAGGAAGTACCTGAAGAGCGCCGTCGAGTCCGGCGCTTTGATCCAGACCAAGGGCAAGGGCGCTTCCGGTTCGTTCAAATTGGAATCCAAATCTGCGGCATCCAAGAAGCCGGCGGCGAGCAAGCCCGCCAAGGGCGCCGCCGCAGCGTCGGCCAAGTCCAAGAAGGTGACGGCCGCGTCGGCCGCCGGCAAGGCGAAGAAGGGCGCCGCCTCGAGCGCCGCATCGTCGCCCTCGAAGGCGAAGCCCTCCGCCGCCACCAAGGACAAGAAGGCGGCCGCCGCGAAGAAGAAGCCCGCCGCCAAGaaacccgccgccgccgccaaggGTAAGGCCGCCGCTGCGCCGAAGGCCAAGAAGACCGCCAAACCGCCAACCAAGAAACCCAAGGCGCCCAAACCGAAGAAGGCCGCCGCAACACCGAAATCCAAGCCCGCGGCCAAGAAGGCGTCCGCCGGCAAGAAGtaa
- the LOC135087493 gene encoding histone H3 yields MARTKQTARKSTGGKAPRKQLATKAARKSAPATGGVKKPHRYRPGTVALREIRRYQKSTELLIRKLPFQRLVREIAQDFKTDLRFQSSAVMALQEASEAYLVGLFEDTNLCAIHAKRVTIMPKDIQLARRIRGERA; encoded by the coding sequence ATGGCCCGTACCAAGCAGACCGCTCGTAAGTCGACCGGTGGTAAAGCCCCGAGGAAGCAGCTGGCCACCAAGGCCGCTCGCAAGAGTGCGCCCGCCACCGGTGGCGTCAAGAAACCCCATCGCTACAGGCCCGGTACCGTGGCCCTCCGTGAGATTCGTCGTTACCAGAAGAGCACTGAGCTCTTGATCCGCAAGTTGCCGTTCCAGCGTCTCGTGCGTGAAATCGCTCAGGATTTCAAGACCGATCTGCGTTTCCAGAGCTCCGCCGTCATGGCGCTCCAGGAGGCCAGCGAGGCTTACCTGGTGGGCCTCTTCGAGGACACCAACCTGTGCGCGATTCACGCCAAGCGCGTCACCATCATGCCCAAGGACATCCAGCTGGCGCGCAGGATCAGAGGAGAGCGCGCCTAa
- the LOC135087497 gene encoding histone H2A, translated as MSGRGKGGKVKGKAKSRSNRAGLQFPVGRIHRLLRKGNYAERVGAGAPVYLAAVMEYLAAEVLELAGNAARDNKKTRIIPRHLQLAIRNDEELNKLLSGVTIAQGGVLPNIQAVLLPKKTEKKA; from the coding sequence ATGTCGGGTCGCGGCAAGGGTGGCAAGGTCAAGGGAAAGGCAAAGTCCCGGTCCAACCGTGCCGGTCTCCAGTTCCCCGTCGGTCGTATCCACAGGCTTCTGCGTAAGGGCAATTACGCCGAGCGTGTCGGTGCCGGTGCGCCCGTGTACCTGGCCGCCGTCATGGAGTACCTGGCCGCTGAAGTGCTCGAGTTGGCCGGTAACGCGGCTCGTGACAACAAAAAGACCAGGATCATCCCGAGACATCTACAACTGGCGATACGCAACGACGAGGAATTGAACAAGCTCCTCTCCGGCGTCACCATCGCCCAGGGTGGTGTGCTGCCCAACATCCAGGCCGTGCTCTTGCCCAAGAAGACCGAGAAGAAGGCATAA
- the LOC135087495 gene encoding histone H2B produces MPPKTSGKAAKKSGKAQKNISKTDKKKKKHKRKESYAIYIYKVLKQVHPDTGISSKAMSIMNSFVNDIFERIAAEASRLAHYNKRSTITSREVQTSVRLLLPGELAKHAVSEGTKAVTKYTSSK; encoded by the coding sequence ATGCCGCCCAAGACAAGTGGCAAGGCCGCCAAGAAGTCAGGCAAGGCTCAGAAGAACATCTCCAAAactgacaagaagaagaagaagcacaAGAGGAAGGAGAGCTACGCCATCTACATCTACAAAGTGCTGAAGCAGGTCCACCCCGACACCGGTATCTCCAGCAAGGCCATGTCGATCATGAACTCGTTCGTGAACGACATCTTCGAACGCATCGCCGCCGAAGCTTCCCGTCTGGCTCACTACAACAAGCGTTCCACGATCACGTCGAGGGAGGTGCAGACATCCGTCAGGCTGCTGCTGCCCGGTGAACTCGCCAAGCACGCCGTCAGTGAAGGCACAAAGGCCGTCACCAAATACACCAGCTCCAAGTGA
- the LOC135087498 gene encoding uncharacterized protein LOC135087498 encodes MTGRGKGGKGLGKGGAKRHRKVLRDNIQGITKPAIRRLARRGGVKRISGLIYEETRGVLKVFLENVIRDAVTYTEHAKRKTVTAMDVVYALKRQGRTLYVVLRLRTMARTKQTARKSTGGKAPRKQLATKAARKSAPATGGVKKPHRYRPGTVALREIRRYQKSTELLIRKLPFQRLVREIAQDFKTDLRFQSSAVMALQEASEAYLVGLFEDTNLCAIHAKRMTGRGKGGKGLGKGGAKRHRKVLRDNIQGITKPAIRRLARRGGVKRISGLIYEETRGVLKVFLENVIRDAVTYTEHAKRKTVTAMDVVYALKRQGRTLYGFGG; translated from the exons ATGACCGGTCGCGGTAAGGGAGGAAAGGGTCTGGGAAAAGGAGGCGCCAAGCGCCACAGGAAGGTGCTCCGTGACAACATCCAGGGTATCACCAAGCCCGCCATCCGTCGTCTCGCTCGCAGAGGTGGCGTGAAACGTATCTCCGGTCTGATCTACGAGGAGACGCGTGGTGTGCTGAAGGTGTTCCTCGAGAACGTGATCCGTGACGCCGTCACTTACACGGAGCACGCCAAGAGGAAGACCGTCACCGCCATGGACGTCGTCTACGCTCTGAAGCGTCAAGGTCGCACCCTGTACG TTGTTTTACGTTTACGTACAATGGCCCGTACCAAGCAGACCGCTCGTAAGTCGACCGGTGGTAAAGCCCCGAGGAAGCAGCTGGCCACCAAGGCCGCTCGCAAGAGTGCGCCCGCCACCGGTGGCGTCAAGAAACCCCATCGCTACAGGCCCGGTACCGTGGCCCTCCGTGAGATTCGTCGTTACCAGAAGAGCACTGAGCTCTTGATCCGCAAGTTGCCGTTCCAGCGTCTCGTGCGTGAAATCGCTCAGGATTTCAAGACCGATCTGCGTTTCCAGAGCTCCGCCGTCATGGCGCTCCAGGAGGCCAGCGAGGCTTACCTGGTGGGCCTCTTCGAGGACACCAACCTGTGCGCGATTCACGCCAAGCGC ATGACCGGTCGCGGTAAGGGAGGAAAGGGTCTGGGAAAAGGAGGCGCCAAGCGCCACAGGAAGGTGCTCCGTGACAACATCCAGGGTATCACCAAGCCCGCCATCCGTCGTCTCGCTCGCAGAGGTGGCGTGAAACGTATCTCCGGTCTGATCTACGAGGAGACGCGTGGTGTGCTGAAGGTGTTCCTCGAGAACGTGATCCGTGACGCCGTCACTTACACGGAGCACGCCAAGAGGAAGACCGTCACCGCCATGGACGTCGTCTACGCTCTGAAGCGTCAAGGTCGCACCCTGTACGGTTTCGGTGGTTAA
- the LOC135087504 gene encoding histone H4, with product MTGRGKGGKGLGKGGAKRHRKVLRDNIQGITKPAIRRLARRGGVKRISGLIYEETRGVLKVFLENVIRDAVTYTEHAKRKTVTAMDVVYALKRQGRTLYGFGG from the coding sequence ATGACCGGTCGCGGTAAGGGAGGAAAGGGTCTGGGAAAAGGAGGCGCCAAGCGCCACAGGAAGGTGCTCCGTGACAACATCCAGGGTATCACCAAGCCCGCCATCCGTCGTCTCGCTCGCAGAGGTGGCGTGAAACGTATCTCCGGTCTGATCTACGAGGAGACGCGTGGTGTGCTGAAGGTGTTCCTCGAGAACGTGATCCGTGACGCCGTCACTTACACGGAGCACGCCAAGAGGAAGACCGTCACCGCCATGGACGTCGTCTACGCTCTGAAGCGTCAAGGTCGCACCCTGTACGGTTTCGGTGGTTAA